Proteins encoded within one genomic window of Spirulina major PCC 6313:
- a CDS encoding GIY-YIG nuclease family protein, producing MSNQSGIVYKIENTKTGQVYIGCTNFSLGRRLSQHLRCAGVIDTPLYHDLDSDITNFIFSVLECDIPLNCLRERESAWIQDYDSVNTGYNQVSVSGNEKLGIQLVTELQSLLLSTDMKFKDIADMYEVSETVISDINRGKTWFSETFIYPLRRKTVKRKKLTENEVHQIYDQLRDISLSFQDIASSWGWESQAVLRKINNETYRISPLSKEAYPVRPVDSRKGKRK from the coding sequence ATGAGTAATCAATCAGGAATTGTCTACAAAATAGAAAACACAAAAACAGGACAAGTGTATATCGGTTGTACGAACTTTTCACTAGGAAGAAGGCTGAGTCAACATCTACGTTGTGCGGGTGTCATTGATACTCCTCTATATCACGACTTAGATAGTGATATCACCAATTTTATTTTTAGTGTTTTAGAGTGCGATATACCTCTTAACTGTTTACGTGAACGTGAATCTGCTTGGATTCAAGACTATGACTCTGTCAACACTGGCTATAATCAAGTGTCAGTGAGTGGAAACGAAAAGCTTGGCATTCAGCTAGTAACAGAGCTACAGTCTCTGCTGTTATCAACAGACATGAAATTCAAAGATATCGCAGACATGTATGAAGTTTCAGAAACTGTAATTAGTGATATTAATCGAGGCAAAACTTGGTTTTCAGAAACATTCATATATCCTCTGCGTCGCAAAACAGTCAAGCGGAAGAAACTGACTGAAAATGAGGTTCATCAAATTTATGACCAATTGCGAGATATATCTTTGAGTTTTCAAGACATAGCATCTAGCTGGGGCTGGGAATCTCAAGCAGTTTTGCGAAAAATAAATAATGAAACATATCGTATAAGTCCACTCTCTAAAGAGGCTTATCCGGTACGTCCAGTAGACAGTCGTAAGGGAAAAAGAAAGTAG
- a CDS encoding KGK domain-containing protein, with the protein MENRFEPLDGDEVLSVDESAQIFIGHRTFRVSEIATALKTQLLEYGLGGITVEKEGWFNPEGISCEALKFGANRWLKGRVKISIDFCPDDIQTLSPKPPSPAPTPAAPSPPVSTPPVFPEDELVTAIPDPSPVLEPNPVEAPPAPVAEELESSSDEFDLTAEDDLFAPTLDAPDDIEEELDFGESLDLDDSGDVEQAAAEFWSDDDDDDDFAASPAAASDEDDFFGSELDDDEAAMEAIAAPAPPVTDDDDDEEDVFGELADDEDDIFGDDDEADALVDDVFADAPVDLDSDDDDDEFDLSGDLFNEEETTADDEDDPFGELGNDDSLFDVSDEDELEPSPAVAAASEDIVLEDADDIFGDDDTDWGLSGDDEDDLDFGDLDTANSSEASGQEDDVIADIWQDIDELS; encoded by the coding sequence GTGGAAAATCGCTTTGAACCCCTTGACGGTGATGAGGTGCTGTCGGTTGATGAATCTGCCCAAATTTTTATTGGACATCGGACGTTCCGCGTCAGCGAAATCGCAACAGCATTGAAAACCCAACTCTTGGAATATGGACTAGGAGGCATCACCGTCGAAAAAGAAGGATGGTTCAATCCAGAAGGGATTTCCTGCGAAGCCTTAAAGTTTGGGGCGAATCGCTGGCTCAAAGGTAGGGTGAAAATCAGTATTGACTTTTGCCCGGACGACATTCAAACCCTTTCCCCGAAACCTCCATCCCCAGCGCCCACCCCGGCTGCCCCCTCGCCCCCTGTGAGCACACCGCCTGTCTTCCCAGAGGATGAGTTAGTCACGGCTATTCCTGACCCCAGCCCGGTGCTCGAACCGAATCCCGTTGAGGCTCCACCGGCACCCGTGGCGGAGGAGCTTGAGAGCAGCAGTGATGAGTTCGACCTCACCGCTGAGGATGATCTCTTTGCCCCGACGCTGGATGCACCGGACGACATCGAGGAGGAGCTTGATTTTGGTGAATCCCTCGATCTAGATGATTCCGGGGATGTGGAACAAGCGGCCGCCGAATTTTGGTCCGATGATGACGATGATGATGATTTTGCCGCGAGTCCGGCGGCAGCCTCGGATGAGGATGATTTCTTTGGGAGTGAGTTGGATGACGATGAAGCGGCAATGGAAGCGATCGCCGCCCCCGCACCCCCTGTGACCGATGATGATGACGATGAAGAGGATGTTTTTGGCGAGTTAGCGGATGATGAAGACGATATCTTCGGGGACGATGATGAGGCCGATGCCCTCGTTGATGATGTCTTTGCCGATGCGCCGGTGGATCTCGACAGTGATGACGATGATGACGAGTTTGACCTGAGCGGGGATTTGTTTAATGAGGAGGAGACGACGGCGGATGATGAAGATGACCCCTTTGGTGAGTTAGGCAATGATGACAGTTTGTTTGATGTGTCTGACGAGGATGAGCTAGAACCTAGCCCTGCGGTTGCTGCGGCCTCGGAGGATATTGTGCTTGAAGATGCTGATGATATTTTTGGCGATGATGATACCGATTGGGGGCTGTCTGGGGATGACGAGGATGATCTCGACTTTGGGGATCTAGATACCGCCAACAGTTCGGAGGCATCGGGTCAAGAGGATGATGTGATTGCGGATATTTGGCAGGATATCGACGAGTTGAGCTAG
- the dnaN gene encoding DNA polymerase III subunit beta, which translates to MKLVCSQSDLNSNLSLVSRAVPARPSHPVLGNVLLIADESKQRIRLRGFDLSLGIETSFPAQVTQSGDITLPAKTLGDIISRLPDGEITLTHEDDDTDEGGLVTLTSTSGRYQLRSLNAEDFPELPTVDDGDSILLPVESLAEGLRSTLFAASTEETKQVLTGVHVTLGRDAIEFAATDGHRLAVLETPNDRDDDAEANTATDGLEVTIPARALRELERMLGLRNKEDGVTLHIDAGQVIFELGDDLKLTSRKLEGAYPAYRQLLPTQFSNQVTVDRRKFQSALERIAVLADSRNNVVRCTIDQGRQQVQLSVESQDVGSGRESMDATVSSDTPKEIAFNVKYLMDGLKALSSSEITIHLNSATQPVIFTPLSGLKMTYLAMPVQLRD; encoded by the coding sequence ATGAAACTTGTTTGCAGCCAAAGCGACCTCAACAGCAATCTTTCCCTCGTCAGTCGAGCCGTTCCCGCTCGTCCGAGTCATCCCGTGCTTGGCAACGTCCTGTTAATCGCGGACGAAAGCAAACAGCGTATCCGGCTCCGAGGCTTTGACCTCAGCCTTGGGATCGAAACCAGCTTTCCCGCCCAAGTCACCCAGAGCGGCGACATCACCCTCCCCGCGAAAACCCTCGGCGATATCATCTCCCGTCTTCCCGATGGCGAAATCACCCTCACCCACGAAGACGACGACACCGACGAAGGCGGCCTCGTCACCCTCACCTCCACCTCTGGCCGCTACCAACTGCGCAGCCTCAACGCCGAAGACTTTCCCGAACTGCCCACCGTGGATGATGGCGACTCGATTCTGCTGCCGGTGGAGTCCCTCGCGGAGGGGTTGCGATCGACCCTGTTTGCCGCCAGTACCGAAGAAACCAAGCAAGTTTTAACCGGTGTCCATGTCACCCTCGGTCGGGATGCGATCGAATTTGCCGCCACCGACGGCCACCGTTTAGCCGTCCTCGAAACCCCCAACGATCGCGACGACGATGCCGAAGCTAACACCGCCACCGATGGCCTTGAAGTGACCATTCCCGCCCGGGCGCTGCGGGAATTGGAGCGGATGCTCGGCCTCCGTAATAAAGAAGATGGGGTAACGCTGCATATCGATGCGGGTCAAGTCATTTTTGAACTAGGGGATGATCTGAAGCTCACCAGCCGCAAACTGGAAGGGGCTTACCCTGCCTATCGTCAACTCTTGCCGACGCAGTTTTCCAATCAAGTCACTGTGGATCGCCGCAAATTTCAAAGTGCCCTAGAGCGGATTGCGGTCTTGGCGGATTCTCGGAATAATGTGGTGCGCTGTACGATTGACCAAGGGCGGCAACAGGTGCAGTTGTCGGTGGAATCCCAGGATGTGGGTAGTGGCCGGGAATCGATGGACGCGACAGTGAGCAGTGATACGCCCAAAGAAATCGCGTTCAATGTGAAGTATTTAATGGACGGGTTAAAAGCCCTGTCGAGTAGTGAAATTACCATCCATCTCAACTCGGCAACGCAACCCGTGATCTTCACGCCCCTGAGCGGCTTAAAAATGACCTATCTCGCCATGCCAGTGCAGTTGCGGGATTAG
- a CDS encoding ribonucleotide-diphosphate reductase subunit beta — translation MLYLVTDSCGFAHGKELAILSERRYQYMIETIIPSERRAEVYDFWRTDRVLLERCKFVAGMYQKYLDNPTAENYFVSLLADYILEGLYFYNGLD, via the coding sequence CTGCTCTATCTGGTAACAGATAGCTGTGGTTTTGCCCACGGGAAAGAGCTTGCGATTCTTTCTGAACGAAGGTATCAGTACATGATTGAGACGATCATTCCGTCAGAGCGTCGTGCGGAAGTGTATGATTTTTGGCGGACGGATCGGGTCTTACTTGAACGGTGTAAGTTTGTCGCCGGAATGTATCAGAAATATCTGGATAATCCCACAGCAGAAAACTATTTTGTATCTCTGCTTGCGGACTATATTCTTGAAGGTCTGTACTTTTACAACGGGTTGGATTAA
- the hemB gene encoding porphobilinogen synthase encodes MRRPRRLRRTEALRRMVRETVLTVDDLIYPLFVMEGEGLREKVPSMLGCFRYSLDLLLDEVKAAQDLGIGAIALFPLIPHHQKDNGGGASYNPDGLVPRAIRAIKQAVPQMLVITDVALDPYSSEGHDGIVKNGQILNDETVAVLVKQALMQAEAGADFVAPSDMMDGRVGAIRQALDAAGWIDVGILAYAAKYASAYYGPFRDALDSAPKFGDKKTYQMDAANAREALKEVELDIAEGADILMVKPALAYLDVICRIKQHTNLPVAAYNVSGEYALVKAAAQQGWIDERTVMLETLTSMKRAGADVILTYFAKEAALALRSY; translated from the coding sequence ATGCGCCGTCCCCGTCGGCTACGTCGCACAGAGGCACTGCGGCGAATGGTGCGGGAAACGGTGCTGACGGTGGATGACCTGATTTATCCCCTGTTTGTGATGGAAGGGGAGGGACTGCGGGAAAAAGTGCCTTCGATGCTCGGTTGTTTCCGCTATTCTCTGGATTTATTGCTAGATGAGGTGAAGGCAGCGCAGGATCTGGGCATTGGGGCGATCGCCCTCTTCCCCCTCATTCCCCATCACCAAAAGGACAACGGGGGAGGCGCAAGCTACAATCCCGATGGCTTAGTTCCCCGTGCGATCCGCGCCATCAAACAGGCAGTTCCCCAAATGCTGGTGATCACCGATGTAGCCCTCGATCCCTACAGCAGTGAGGGCCACGATGGCATTGTCAAAAATGGGCAGATTCTCAATGATGAAACCGTTGCCGTGCTGGTCAAACAAGCTCTGATGCAAGCAGAAGCAGGAGCCGATTTTGTCGCTCCTTCAGACATGATGGATGGTCGAGTGGGAGCCATTCGCCAGGCACTCGATGCAGCAGGCTGGATCGACGTAGGGATTCTCGCCTATGCCGCCAAATATGCCTCCGCTTACTACGGGCCATTTCGGGATGCCCTGGATTCAGCTCCCAAGTTTGGCGATAAAAAGACCTATCAAATGGATGCAGCCAATGCCAGAGAAGCCCTCAAGGAAGTGGAGCTAGACATTGCAGAAGGGGCAGACATCTTAATGGTAAAACCTGCTTTGGCCTATCTGGATGTGATTTGCCGCATTAAGCAGCACACAAATTTACCGGTTGCTGCCTACAACGTCAGTGGGGAGTATGCGCTGGTCAAAGCAGCGGCGCAGCAGGGCTGGATTGATGAGCGAACGGTGATGCTGGAAACCCTAACCAGCATGAAACGAGCGGGAGCCGATGTGATTTTGACCTATTTCGCGAAAGAGGCGGCTCTCGCTCTGCGTAGCTATTGA
- a CDS encoding ribonucleoside-diphosphate reductase gives MIALDNQRMPINPIFNPLGDDRIENRSMWFGNVTNLMQLNDVRYPWAVNLYQQMRENFWIN, from the coding sequence ATGATCGCACTTGATAACCAAAGAATGCCGATCAATCCTATTTTCAATCCCCTTGGGGATGATCGGATTGAAAACCGCTCGATGTGGTTTGGCAATGTAACCAACCTCATGCAGTTAAATGATGTTCGCTACCCTTGGGCAGTGAACTTGTATCAACAAATGCGTGAGAATTTCTGGATTAATTAG
- the tilS gene encoding tRNA lysidine(34) synthetase TilS, with protein MWSDLHSRVHQVIRQRSLIPPHTRLLLAVSGGQDSLCLLRLGLDLQSRWGWSLAVAHCDHGWATDAGIADHVAAIASGYNLPIYHATAENLPETEAAARHWRYAALTALAEAHHYPYVLTGHTQSDRAETTLYHLIRGAGTDGLRSLPWQRPLSPTVTLVRPLLTVTRTETAQFCHTHHLPIWHDVANENLAYARNRLRHEIIPQLKTHFNPQIEQAIAHTAELLHAEVDYLEAQARQLYHQTYHPDPPRLHRPTLNEHHLALQRRVIRQFLAHHLPHASTFAQIEQVQALLTAPNGSRSSTLPGQWWAIVDRPWLLLQRVDS; from the coding sequence GTGTGGAGCGATCTTCATAGTCGAGTTCATCAGGTCATTCGTCAGCGATCGCTGATTCCCCCCCACACTCGCCTCCTTTTGGCTGTGTCCGGGGGTCAAGATTCCCTCTGTTTACTGCGGTTGGGGCTGGATCTACAGTCCCGTTGGGGTTGGTCGCTGGCGGTGGCCCATTGTGACCACGGCTGGGCGACGGATGCGGGGATTGCTGACCATGTGGCGGCGATCGCCTCTGGGTATAATCTGCCCATCTATCACGCCACAGCGGAGAATCTGCCCGAAACCGAAGCCGCCGCCCGCCATTGGCGCTATGCTGCCCTCACCGCATTAGCCGAAGCGCATCACTATCCCTACGTCCTCACGGGCCACACCCAAAGCGATCGCGCTGAAACCACCCTCTATCACCTCATTCGCGGCGCGGGAACCGATGGCCTGCGATCGCTCCCCTGGCAGCGTCCCCTCAGCCCCACCGTCACCCTTGTGCGCCCCCTCCTCACCGTCACCCGCACCGAAACCGCCCAATTTTGCCACACCCACCACCTCCCCATCTGGCATGATGTGGCCAATGAAAATCTTGCCTATGCCCGCAATCGCCTCCGCCACGAAATCATCCCCCAGTTAAAAACCCACTTCAACCCCCAGATCGAGCAGGCGATCGCCCACACCGCCGAACTCCTCCACGCTGAGGTAGACTACCTCGAAGCGCAAGCCCGCCAACTTTATCATCAGACCTATCACCCCGACCCGCCCCGCCTCCATCGTCCCACCCTCAACGAGCATCATCTCGCCCTTCAACGGCGCGTCATCCGGCAGTTTCTCGCCCATCATTTACCCCACGCCTCCACCTTTGCCCAGATTGAGCAGGTGCAAGCCCTCCTCACCGCCCCCAACGGCAGCCGTAGCAGCACGTTACCGGGGCAATGGTGGGCCATTGTCGATCGCCCCTGGCTACTGTTGCAGCGGGTTGATTCATAA
- a CDS encoding DUF1824 family protein produces the protein MSPSLTAARQLLESYSCIEPKLPTSEADRQALQAALRQIVAEAESENFGICADNQKQGYQVLASYLRACGYDVPFDVDAIADPSPDPAYIKFSTATLKHYTDQYTGSYRGVLVSCQAEDDQINGTYGHLPLDLFTPL, from the coding sequence ATGTCCCCGTCGCTCACCGCAGCCCGACAACTCCTAGAGTCTTACAGTTGTATTGAACCGAAACTCCCCACCTCCGAGGCTGACCGTCAAGCTCTCCAGGCCGCCCTCCGGCAGATCGTGGCCGAAGCAGAATCGGAAAACTTCGGGATCTGTGCCGACAATCAAAAACAGGGCTATCAGGTGCTCGCGAGTTATTTACGCGCCTGTGGGTATGATGTGCCCTTTGATGTGGATGCGATCGCCGACCCCTCCCCCGACCCCGCCTACATCAAATTCAGCACCGCCACCCTCAAACACTACACCGACCAATACACCGGCAGCTATCGCGGCGTGCTCGTCTCCTGCCAAGCCGAAGACGATCAGATCAACGGCACCTACGGCCACCTCCCCCTCGATCTCTTCACCCCCCTCTAA
- the ccsB gene encoding c-type cytochrome biogenesis protein CcsB, producing the protein MDLITLQQTLNNGSFAVLLITLLLYWSGAAFPNIPYLSSLGTAGMASANLAIAVLLGARWIDAGYFPLSNLYESLFFLAWGVTTMHLVAEAMTRSRLVGVFTAPLAMGITAFAALTLPAEMQQAEPLVPALKSNWLMMHVSVMMLSYATLMVGAVLAIAFLIVTAGQAITLTGSSYGGGSDRLQRPTATPLQFDSTPTLSGSTTATLPKLETPTTLLSPQRLTLAATLDNLSYRIIGLGFPLLTIGIIAGAVWANEAWGSYWSWDPKETWAFITWLVFAAYLHARITRGWQGRKPAILAASGFVVVWICYLGVNLLGKGLHSYGWFF; encoded by the coding sequence ATGGATTTAATTACGCTACAACAAACCCTTAATAATGGCTCCTTTGCCGTTTTACTCATCACCCTACTGCTGTATTGGTCGGGGGCCGCCTTCCCGAATATTCCCTATCTCAGCAGCTTAGGCACGGCGGGCATGGCCAGTGCCAATCTAGCGATCGCCGTCCTCCTGGGGGCCCGGTGGATCGACGCAGGCTATTTTCCCCTCAGCAACTTATACGAATCCCTCTTTTTCCTCGCCTGGGGTGTGACCACCATGCACCTCGTCGCCGAAGCGATGACGCGATCGCGCCTCGTGGGTGTCTTCACCGCCCCCCTCGCCATGGGGATCACCGCCTTCGCCGCCCTCACCCTCCCGGCGGAAATGCAGCAGGCGGAACCCCTCGTCCCCGCCCTCAAATCCAACTGGCTGATGATGCACGTCAGTGTGATGATGCTCAGTTACGCCACCTTGATGGTGGGGGCAGTGCTCGCGATCGCCTTCTTGATTGTCACCGCTGGCCAAGCCATCACCCTCACCGGTAGTTCCTACGGCGGCGGCAGCGATCGGCTCCAGCGCCCCACCGCCACCCCCCTGCAATTCGACAGCACCCCCACCCTCAGCGGCAGCACCACCGCCACCCTCCCCAAACTCGAAACCCCCACCACCCTCCTCTCCCCCCAACGCCTCACCCTCGCCGCCACCCTCGACAACCTCAGCTACCGGATCATCGGCCTCGGCTTTCCCCTCCTGACCATCGGCATCATTGCCGGAGCCGTTTGGGCCAACGAAGCCTGGGGTTCCTACTGGAGTTGGGACCCGAAAGAAACTTGGGCCTTCATTACCTGGCTCGTTTTCGCCGCCTATCTCCACGCCCGGATCACACGCGGTTGGCAAGGTCGTAAACCCGCCATTCTCGCCGCCAGTGGCTTCGTTGTCGTGTGGATTTGCTATCTTGGGGTGAATTTGCTAGGAAAAGGGTTGCATTCCTACGGATGGTTTTTCTAG
- a CDS encoding YgfZ/GcvT domain-containing protein, producing the protein MTTLHDRLVAAGAQFDEVSPVPWSFGNEAAAQAALETGAVICDRTHWDKLQITGEDAKQFLHNQTTNAIAALQPGQGCETVFVNATARTLDLATVLCTETGLWLELSPGQGQPLAQWMDRYIFPMDRVAIADVSADYALLTLMGPNAETVLADFVGDSDPATPYRHRTIALSDFSLRLVKSTGLDLPGYTLWVPVAEAADLWDQLTAAGAVPMGDRLWQTLRIRQGRPQPGTELTDDYNPLEAGLWRAVSFTKGCYIGQETIARLNTYQGVKQRLWQINLPGPVAAETPILVAGEKVGRVTSAIATEGGAIALGYVRTKAGGAGLTVQIGDLTGELVPAPYLSHDYYEGEAVK; encoded by the coding sequence ATGACGACACTGCACGATCGCCTCGTTGCTGCGGGAGCGCAGTTTGATGAGGTAAGCCCGGTTCCCTGGAGTTTTGGCAACGAGGCAGCGGCTCAGGCTGCCCTAGAGACGGGGGCGGTGATTTGCGATCGCACCCATTGGGACAAGCTCCAGATTACCGGCGAGGATGCGAAACAATTTCTCCACAACCAAACGACGAATGCGATCGCTGCTCTCCAGCCCGGCCAAGGGTGCGAAACGGTGTTTGTCAATGCCACTGCTCGCACCCTCGATCTCGCCACGGTGCTCTGTACGGAAACGGGGCTGTGGCTCGAACTGTCCCCCGGCCAAGGACAGCCCCTAGCCCAGTGGATGGATCGGTATATTTTCCCGATGGATCGGGTGGCGATCGCCGATGTTTCCGCTGATTATGCTCTTTTGACCCTGATGGGGCCAAACGCTGAAACCGTCCTCGCCGATTTCGTGGGTGACTCCGATCCGGCGACTCCCTACCGTCACCGCACGATCGCGCTATCCGATTTCAGCCTGCGCCTGGTGAAGAGCACGGGTCTTGATCTACCGGGCTATACCCTGTGGGTTCCGGTTGCTGAGGCGGCGGATCTGTGGGATCAACTGACCGCTGCGGGGGCAGTGCCGATGGGCGATCGTCTCTGGCAGACCCTCCGGATTCGCCAAGGTCGCCCCCAACCCGGTACGGAACTCACCGACGATTACAACCCCCTCGAAGCCGGGTTATGGCGGGCGGTGTCCTTCACGAAGGGCTGCTACATCGGTCAGGAGACGATCGCCCGTTTAAACACCTATCAGGGTGTGAAACAGCGGCTCTGGCAGATTAACCTGCCCGGCCCGGTGGCGGCAGAGACCCCGATTTTGGTGGCGGGGGAAAAGGTGGGACGGGTAACGAGTGCGATCGCGACGGAGGGCGGGGCGATCGCACTGGGTTATGTGCGCACCAAGGCCGGCGGCGCAGGGTTAACGGTACAAATCGGCGACCTGACCGGCGAACTCGTCCCCGCCCCCTACCTCAGCCACGACTATTACGAAGGTGAAGCCGTGAAGTAG
- a CDS encoding aldo/keto reductase, whose product MSTPQTRRQHSFILGCWQLDDRSWTSLPLDEVERVIDTYLAWGVNTFDTADIYGRSEKLLGQFLKGRTDTKIFTKMVFFREIPTAQQIQHKLDNSLRNLHRDSLDNVQVHWHSPSLDFAPLWDTLRTLHDRGKIRQLGVTNFTTPMLKQALEYAPISTHQVQYSLIDRRVENTMQALCLDRGITLLPYGAIAGGFLSDKFVHVPHLSQEFDHARSFYYNTMIDHHGGWSGVHQLLQVMAKIGKSYGLSVAQVALNWLHHQPGVGQIITGLTTHRPQIQQNMEALDRDIAAADLQTLSDTSTALIPQQGDIYSYERG is encoded by the coding sequence ATGTCCACCCCCCAAACTCGACGACAACACAGCTTCATCCTCGGATGTTGGCAACTTGATGATCGCAGTTGGACATCCCTTCCCCTTGATGAAGTAGAGCGCGTCATCGATACCTATCTCGCCTGGGGTGTTAACACCTTCGACACCGCCGACATCTATGGCCGCAGCGAAAAACTGCTCGGCCAATTTCTCAAAGGCCGCACCGACACCAAAATCTTCACCAAAATGGTGTTTTTCCGCGAAATCCCCACCGCCCAACAGATTCAACACAAACTCGACAACTCCCTGCGCAACCTCCATCGGGACTCTCTCGACAACGTCCAAGTCCATTGGCACAGCCCCAGCCTCGACTTCGCCCCCCTCTGGGACACCCTCCGCACCCTCCACGACCGGGGCAAAATTCGGCAGCTTGGCGTTACCAACTTCACCACCCCCATGCTCAAGCAGGCTCTGGAATATGCCCCGATCAGCACCCACCAAGTTCAATACAGCCTTATCGATCGCCGCGTCGAAAACACGATGCAAGCCCTCTGCTTAGATCGCGGTATTACCCTGCTTCCCTACGGTGCGATCGCCGGCGGGTTTTTATCCGATAAATTTGTCCACGTCCCCCACCTCAGCCAAGAATTCGACCACGCCCGCAGCTTCTACTACAACACCATGATCGATCACCACGGCGGCTGGTCGGGGGTGCATCAACTCCTCCAAGTCATGGCAAAAATTGGCAAATCCTACGGCCTCAGCGTCGCCCAAGTCGCCCTGAACTGGCTCCACCATCAACCCGGCGTAGGACAAATCATCACCGGCCTGACAACCCACCGGCCCCAAATTCAGCAAAACATGGAAGCCCTCGACCGGGACATCGCCGCCGCCGACCTCCAAACCCTCTCCGACACCTCCACCGCCCTCATTCCCCAACAGGGCGATATCTATTCCTACGAGCGTGGGTGA